Proteins found in one Cobetia sp. L2A1 genomic segment:
- the lolA gene encoding outer membrane lipoprotein chaperone LolA — MKTLSLLNSVVTVISTRKFKALSTRKFKALGAALAVGVTFGVASLPVQADQAAGDRLSRLLEPLKTYVADFDQQILDGSGQRLQEAHGKMWLSRPGKFRWSVDAPYRQEVVSDGKEVYLHDPDLEQVTVQPLDERVTHTPALLLSGRASELTANYEVERQQQGARETFTLTPKQADTLFESLKLTFDNERLDMLQMADSTGQRTAIDFNNIEFNPTLEASRFVFQIPKGADVIREQSAAGR, encoded by the coding sequence ATGAAAACTCTGTCCCTGTTGAATTCAGTTGTGACTGTCATCTCTACCCGTAAATTCAAGGCGCTATCGACTCGCAAGTTCAAGGCCTTGGGCGCCGCGCTTGCGGTGGGCGTCACCTTTGGTGTTGCCAGCCTTCCGGTACAGGCCGATCAGGCCGCGGGAGACCGCCTGTCGAGGCTGCTGGAGCCGCTCAAGACCTACGTGGCGGATTTCGATCAGCAGATTCTCGATGGTTCGGGCCAGCGCCTGCAGGAAGCGCACGGCAAGATGTGGTTGTCGCGTCCGGGCAAGTTCCGCTGGAGTGTCGATGCGCCGTATCGTCAGGAAGTGGTCTCTGATGGCAAGGAAGTCTATCTGCACGACCCGGATCTTGAGCAGGTCACCGTGCAGCCGCTGGATGAGCGTGTCACTCACACCCCCGCACTGCTGTTGTCCGGGCGTGCCAGTGAGCTGACCGCCAACTACGAAGTGGAGCGCCAGCAGCAGGGTGCTCGTGAGACTTTCACGCTGACGCCCAAGCAGGCGGATACGCTCTTTGAAAGCCTCAAGCTGACCTTCGACAATGAGCGTCTCGACATGCTGCAGATGGCGGATTCCACTGGCCAGCGCACCGCGATCGACTTCAACAACATTGAATTCAATCCGACGCTTGAGGCC